The Feifania hominis DNA window CCCGTGGGCGAGCTCTCGGGCTTCTCGGCACAGTATGCCGAGGCCATCAACAAGACGCTGGGGCTGCCGGTGGTCATCACCGACCGCGACGCCACCATTGCGACGGCCGGCGTGCCCAAGCGCGACTACGCCGAGAAGCCGGTGACCACCGCGCTCGACAACGTCATGGAGCGCCGCGCGCTCTACTCCTACAAAAAGGAGGATCTCACCCCCATCCACGTCGTGGACGGGCAGGAGCGCGAGACCGTGCTCGTCGCGGCGCCGGTGCTCGCCGAGGGCGACGTGATCGGCTGCGTGACCATTCTCAGCGGCGAGCAGGCCGCGCGAGCGGGCGAGGTGGAGATCAAAATGGCCCAGGCGGCGGCGCTGTTTCTGGGCAAGCAGCTCGAGGAGTAGCTTTTTGCGCCGGGACACTTGCATTTTCGGCAGCGCTGTGCTATTATGATAACAATAGTTTAGGATGAAAGAGTGGGGTTTCCCACTCTTTCATTGCTGATAGGACGTTTTAGGAGGGGTGGCCTTGCCAAAGCATGCGAACATCCCCGAGCTTGTCACGGGGCTGTGCGAGCCCATCGCGCAGGAGCTCGGCGTGGAGCTGTGGGACGTGGAATTCAAAAAAGAGGGCTCGGACTACTTTCTGAGAATCTACCTCGACCGCGAGGGCGGCATCGACATCGACACCTGCGAGGCGTTCAGCCGGCGCATCAGCGACCTGCTCGACGAGGTCGACCCCATCGAGCAGGGCTACTACCTCGAGGTGTCGTCGGCCGGGCTCGACCGCACTCTCAAACGCGAGCGCGACTTCGAGCGCTTTCTCGGGGCCGTGGTCGACGTAGGGCTCTACCGCAAGTGGGAGAACAGCAAGCAGGTTCAGGGGGAGCTTGCGGCCTTTGACGCAGACAGCATCACCATCCGCCTGGACGAAAAGCCCCCGCGCGAGGTCCGCTTTGAGCGCAGGGACGTCGCGATCGTCAAACTCGCGGTGATCTTTTAAAACAACTTTTTTGACAGAATAGTAACGGAGGAGACAACCATGATTAACAGCGAGCTTTTTGAGGCTCTGGAGCTGCTGGCCAAGGAGACGGGGATCCCCAAGGACTACCTGATGTCGAAGATCGAGGCGGCGCTGCTCTCGGCCTACCGGCGCGACTACGGCGCGCAGGAGAACGTCTCGGTGACGATGAATCCCGAGAAAAACGAGATCAAGCTCATGCAGCGCCGCACGGCCGTGGAAGAGGTCACCGACCCCATCACGGAGATCCAGATCGACGAGGCGCGCAAGATCTCCAAGCGCACGCAGATCGGCGACGAGGTCGAGACCGAGCTCAAGACCAAAAACTTCGGGCGCATCTCGGCTCAGACCGCAAAGCAGGTCATCATTCAGGGCATCCGCGAGGCGGAGCGCGGGCTTGTGTACCAGGAGTTTGTCAGCAAGGAGCAGGAGATTCTCACCGGCGTCGTGCAGCGCGTCGACCCGCGCAGCGTGGTCATCGAGGTCGGCAAGACCGAGCTGTTTTTGATGAGCGGCGAGCAGATTCCCGGCGAGAGCTTCCGCGAGGGGCAGCGTGTGCGCGTGTATGTGGTGGAGGTCAAGTCCACCACCAAGGGGCCGCAGATCATCATCTCGCGCACCCACCCGGGCTTTGTCAAGCGCCTCTTTGAGCTCGAGGTGCCCGAGATCTACGACGGCGTGGTGGAGATTCGCTCCATCTCGCGCGAGGCGGGCTCGCGCACCAAGATCGCCGTCTACTCCAGCGACGAAAACGTCGATCCCATCGGCGCCTGCATCGGGCCGAAGGGCGCACGCGTGTCGAGCATCGTCAGCGAGCTCGGCGGCGAGAAGATCGACATTCTCAAATACAGCGACGACCCGACCGAGTTCATCGCCCAGGCGCTCTCCCCGGCGGAGGTCATCCAGGTGATCCCGCTCGAGGGCGAGAAGAACTGCCGCGTCATCGTGCCGGACGACCAGCTGTCGCTCGCGATCGGCAAGGAGGGGCAGAACGCCCGCCTCGCCGCCAAGCTGACCGGGTACAAAATCGACATCCGCCCGCTGTCGAACGCCGAGTTTTAAACCGCCGAGCGGGAAAGTGAGGCCATCGGATTGAAGACAAAAAAAATACCGCTGAGAATGTGTCTCGGCTGCGGCGAGATGCTCCCGAAGAGAGAGCTCATCCGCGTGGTGAAGTCCAGCGAGGGGGAGATCTCACTCGACGTCACCGGCAAGAAGCCCGGCCGCGGCGCCTACGTCTGCAAAAAGAGCGAGTGCTTCGCCAAAATGCGAAAGTCGAGGCGGCTTGAGTCCAAGCTCGCGGGCGCGATTCCACCCGAGGTCTATGAGAAGCTGGAGGAGGAATTGCAGCAGTATGAATAACCGGTTTTTGTCGCTGCTCGGGCTCGCCTACAAGGCGGGACGGGTCAAGGTCGGCATGGAGGCAGCGCGCAGCGCCCTGGGCCAGAACGAGGCCTGGCTGGTCGTGGCCGCGGCCGATATCACCGAGAAGAACAATCTGAAGCTGCACAACATGCTGCGAAGCGTGGAAGAGCCGCGGGGGGCTGTCATTCGCTGCCCCAACACGGCGGCTGAAGTCGGCGCCGCGCTCGGAAAGCCGCCGGTCATGGCGGCCGCTGTCACCGATCGGGGATTTTCCGAGGCGCTGCGCAAACTGTTGGAAACAGGCACTGGAGGAGGGGACATATGAGTAACATCATCAAATACAGGGTCCACGAGGTCGGCAAGGACTTTGAGCGGACCAGCAAGGAAATCATTGAGACCATCGCCCCGTATTACCCGGGGAACAAAAATCACATGACGTCTCTGGAGGATGCCGAACTCGACATCGTCTTTGAGAAGTTCACGCAGGACAACGCGGTGGAGAGCTTCGAGAAGTACTTTGCCGACACCGAGAAGCCGCCGGAGGAGAAGAAGCCCGCGCCGGCGGCACAAGCCGCGCCGCAGGCGCCGGCAGCCGCGCAGCCTCAGACACAGGCGGCGCCGCAGGCTCCTGCCTCGCCACAAGCGCAAGCCGTGCCGCAGGCACCGGCAGCGCCCCGCCCGCAGGCGGGGCCGCAGCGTCCTCCCATGCAGGGGGCGCCGCGCCCGGCGCAGCAGGGTCAGGGCCGCCCGATGCAGCAGGGTCAGAGACCCGGCGGCCCGCGTCCGGGTCAGCAGGGACAGCGCCCGGGTCAGCCCATGCAGGGCCAGAACCGCCCGCCGATGCGCCCGGGTCAGGCTCCCGCACAGGGGCAGCGTCCGATGGGCGGCCAGCCGCCGCGCCCGGCACAGCCCCAGCGTCCGCAGCAGCCGAGAGTTCAGACCCGCCGCGAGGGCAGCCAGATTGTCGACACCCGCGGCAGCAACGTCGATCTGTCGCGCTACGATGAGAGAATCGACGCGCTGGTACCGGACCGCGTCAAGAATGTGGGCCCGGGCAAGCAGAAGTTTAAAAAGAACAACAACCGCCGCCCGGCGGGCGTGCGCCCGAAAGTGGAGACCGAGGCGGAAAAGCTCAAGCGTCTGGAGCTTGAGAAGGCGAGAAAGGCCACGCTCAAGATCACCATTCCCGACGAGATCGTCGTCAGCGAGCTCGCGACCAGGCTCAAGAAGACCAATGCCGACGTCGTCAAAAAGCTCATGCTGCTCGGCGTGATGGCGAATGCCAACCAGGTCGTCGACTTTGACACGGCGGCGCTCGTCTGCGAGGAGTTCAAGGTTAAATACGAGAGAGAGATTGTTGTCACCATCGAGGAGAGACTGATCGACGACAGTGACGACGCCGATGAGAATCTCGAGCCGAGAAGCCCGGTCGTGGTGGTCATGGGCCACGTCGACCACGGCAAGACCTCGCTGCTCGATGCCATCCGTGACGCGCATGTCACCGCCACCGAGGCGGGCGGCATCACCCAGCACATCGGCGCATACAAGGTCAACAAAAACGGCCGCGACATCACATTCCTCGACACCCCCGGCCACGCCGCTTTCACCGCCATGCGCGCGCGCGGCGCGAACATCACCGACATTGCGATTCTGGTCGTCGCGGCGGACGACGGCATCATGCCGCAGACCGTCGAGGCCATCAACCACGCAAAGGCCGCCGGCGTGTCAATCATCGTGGCCATCAACAAGATGGATAAGCCCGAGGCGAACCCCGAGCGCGTCAAGCAGGCACTCACCGAGCACGGTCTGGTGCCGGAGGAGTGGGGCGGCGACGTGATCTGCGTGCCGGTCTCGGCGCTCAAGCACGAGGGCATTGAAGAGCTGCTCGAGATGGTGCTGCTCACCGCCGACATGCTCGACCTCAAGGCGAACCCGAACCGCGCGGCCAAGGGAACGGTCGTCGAAGCCAAGCTCGACAAGGGCCGCGGCCCGGTCGCGACTCTGCTGGTGCAAAACGGCACGCTCCATGCGGGCGACGTCATCATCGCGGGCACGGTCGTGGGCCGTGTGCGCGCCATGACCGACGACAAGGGCCGCAAGATCACCGACGCGCCGCCCTCCACGCCGGTGGAGATCATCGGTCTGTCCGACGTGCCGGCGGCGGGCGACATCTTCCACGCGGTGGCGGACGAGAAGATGGCGCGCGAGCTCGCTGAGCAGCGCCGCCAGGAGGAGAAGGAGAAACAGTTCAAGTCGACGCAGAAAGTGTCGCTCGACGATCTGTTCAGCCAGATTCAGCAGGGCGAGATCAAGGATCTCAACATCATCGTCAAGGCTGACGTACAGGGCTCGGTGGAGGCCGTGAAGACCTCGCTTGAGCGCCTGTCGAACGACGAGGTGCGCGTGCGGGTCATCCACGGCGGCGTGGGCGCCATCACCGATTCCGACCTGATGCTCGCCAACGCCTCGAACGCCATCATCGTGGGCTTCAACGTGCGCCCCGACGCGCAGACGCGTGAAAACGCCCACGCGCAGAACGTCGACATCCGCACCTACCGCGTCATCTACGAGTGCATCGAGGAGATCGAGACTGCCATGAAGGGCATGCTCGCGCCGAAGTACCGCGAGAATGTCCTCGGCCACGCCGAGGTGCGCCAGACGTTCAAGGTGTCGGGCATCGGCACCATCGCGGGCTGCTACGTCACCGACGGCAAGATCGTGCGAAACGCCAAGGTGCGCGTGCTGCGCGACAGCGTGGTCATCGCCGAGACCGAGCTCGACTCGCTCAAGCGCTTCAAGGACGACGCCAAGGAAGTGGCCCAGGGTTACGAGTGCGGTATGGGCCTTGTGCGCTACAACGACATCAAGGAGGGCGACGTGATCGAGGCCTACGTGATGGAGGAGTACCGCGAGTAACGAAAACTTTTCAAACCCGCCCGGAGAACTTCGGGCGGGTTTGGGGCATCTTAATAGAGAAATTTGATAAGGAGGTGCGCCCTATGGCAAAATACCGCAGCGGCAGGATTGACGAGGAGGTCAAACGGGAGCTTGCGGCTGTCATCCGCGAGCTCAAGGATCCGCGCATTCCGCTGATGACGAGCGTGGTCAAGGTCCATGTGACGCCCGACCTGAAATTTGCCAAGGCCTATGTCAGCATCATGGGCGACGACGAAGCCGTCCGCGAGGCTGTGAAAGGACTTCAGAGCGCGGCGGGCTTTGTGCGCCGCGAGATCGGCGCGCGGCTCGCTCTGCGCTACACGCCGCAGTTTACCTTTGTGGCGGACGATTCCATCGCGCACGGCGCACACATCGCAAAGCTCCTGCGGGAGATTGACACAGACGGAGGTGACCAGAGTGGAGAGGACAGCAGCATTCTGGAGGAATAGGCAGCTCGCGGCCGAGCTTTTGAAAGCGGCCGACGACATTCTGCTCATCACGCACCGCAGGCCGGACGGCGACACGCTCGGCTCCGCCGTCGCGCTCGCCGACGCTCTGCGTCAGAGGGGAAAGCTCGTCCAGGTAGTCTGCTCGGATGAGGTGACACCGAAGTACCGCTTTCTCACCGGCGGTGAGAGCGCTCTGCGCCAGAGCATTGCCCCGCGCTTTGTGGTGGCGGTCGATGTGGCCGACGAGAGCATGTTCGGCGGGGAGCTTGCCCGCTTTGCGGGGCAGGTGGACCTTGTGATCGACCACCACGGCTCAAATGCCGGCTACGGCAGGCGCTGCAATCTGATTGAACCGGGCTATGCCGCGACGGGCGAGCTCGTCTATGAGCTCATCGGCGAGCTCGGCGCGACGCTGACGACTGAGATGGCACGCGCTCTCTACACCGCGATTTCGACCGACACCGGCTGTTTTCGCTTTGCGAACACCACGGCGAACACCCATGCGGTGGCGGCCGCTCTCATGGAGACCGGCTTTGACCCGGGCGAGCTCAACTACGAGCTCTTCATGGTGAAGAGCCGCACCCGCATTCAGGTGGAGGCCGCCGCATATAAGACGCTTCGCTTTTACCACGGCGGGCGCGTCGCAGGCACCCATATCACAGCGCAGCAGATGGCGGCGCTCGGAGCGAACGAGGACGACGTGGACAATCTTGTGGCCATTCCGCGGGCGGTCGAGGGCGTTGTGATCGGCTTTTCGCTCAGAGAGTGCGGCCCGGACGAGTACAAGGTCTCGGTGCGCACAAATGCCCCGGTAGACGCCGCACGGCTCTGCATGCGCTTCGGCGGCGGCGGGCATCTGCGCGCCGCGGGCTGCACACTGCACGCGCCGCTCGACGAGGCGCTGCGCCTGTTTGTCGAGGCGGCGGGCGGGGAGCTTGCCGCCTGCGGGGAGTAGGTGGCGCGGTGGCGGAACTCTGCGGACTTTTAAATCTCAACAAGCCCGCCGGCATCTCCTCCTTTTTTGCCGCGCGCAAGGCGGCGAGAATCGTGGGAGCCCGGAAGTGCGGTCACACGGGCACACTCGATCCGGCGGCGGACGGCGTGCTCGTCGTGCTGCTCGGGCGGGCGACCAAATTTTCCGAATACATCATGGCGGCGCGCAAGACCTACCGCGCGGCCTTTCAGCTCGGCGTTGCGACCGATACGCTCGATTTGACGGGCGAGGTGACGGCCCGCGGGGCGTTCGCCCACCTCACGGCGGGGGACATCGAGGCGCTGCTGCCGCGCTTTCGGGGGACTATCACCCAGACGCCGCCGATGTACTCGGCCGTTCAGGTCGACGGGCGGCGGCTCTACGATCTGGCGCGGCAGGGAGTTGAAGTGGAGCGCGAGGCGCGAGAAGTCGAGGTGGAGGAGCTCACGCTTCTCAGCTACGACGCGGCCTCGGGCAGCGGAGAGCTGCGCATCGCCTGCGGCAAGGGCACCTATGTGCGCACGCTGATCGACGATCTCGGGCGTGCGCTCGGCTGCGGCGCCGCGATGGGGCGGCTGACCCGCGAGCGAAACGGCGCATTTTCTCTTGAGGACGCCGTCGGCTTTGACGAGCTTGAGGCGCTGGTCAAAGACGGCGGTCTCGGGCGGCACATTGTGAGCATTGAGAGCTATTTCTCCGAACTGCCCCGCTTCGCGCCGGACGATTTTTTCGCAAGGCTTCTGCAAAATGGCCTCTCGGTTGCG harbors:
- a CDS encoding stage V sporulation T C-terminal domain-containing protein, which encodes MKATGIVRRIDDLGRVVIPKEIRRTMRIREGAPLEIYTDRDGEVIFKKYSPVGELSGFSAQYAEAINKTLGLPVVITDRDATIATAGVPKRDYAEKPVTTALDNVMERRALYSYKKEDLTPIHVVDGQERETVLVAAPVLAEGDVIGCVTILSGEQAARAGEVEIKMAQAAALFLGKQLEE
- the rimP gene encoding ribosome maturation factor RimP; translated protein: MPKHANIPELVTGLCEPIAQELGVELWDVEFKKEGSDYFLRIYLDREGGIDIDTCEAFSRRISDLLDEVDPIEQGYYLEVSSAGLDRTLKRERDFERFLGAVVDVGLYRKWENSKQVQGELAAFDADSITIRLDEKPPREVRFERRDVAIVKLAVIF
- the nusA gene encoding transcription termination factor NusA codes for the protein MINSELFEALELLAKETGIPKDYLMSKIEAALLSAYRRDYGAQENVSVTMNPEKNEIKLMQRRTAVEEVTDPITEIQIDEARKISKRTQIGDEVETELKTKNFGRISAQTAKQVIIQGIREAERGLVYQEFVSKEQEILTGVVQRVDPRSVVIEVGKTELFLMSGEQIPGESFREGQRVRVYVVEVKSTTKGPQIIISRTHPGFVKRLFELEVPEIYDGVVEIRSISREAGSRTKIAVYSSDENVDPIGACIGPKGARVSSIVSELGGEKIDILKYSDDPTEFIAQALSPAEVIQVIPLEGEKNCRVIVPDDQLSLAIGKEGQNARLAAKLTGYKIDIRPLSNAEF
- the rnpM gene encoding RNase P modulator RnpM, encoding MKTKKIPLRMCLGCGEMLPKRELIRVVKSSEGEISLDVTGKKPGRGAYVCKKSECFAKMRKSRRLESKLAGAIPPEVYEKLEEELQQYE
- a CDS encoding L7Ae/L30e/S12e/Gadd45 family ribosomal protein, which translates into the protein MNNRFLSLLGLAYKAGRVKVGMEAARSALGQNEAWLVVAAADITEKNNLKLHNMLRSVEEPRGAVIRCPNTAAEVGAALGKPPVMAAAVTDRGFSEALRKLLETGTGGGDI
- the infB gene encoding translation initiation factor IF-2 → MSNIIKYRVHEVGKDFERTSKEIIETIAPYYPGNKNHMTSLEDAELDIVFEKFTQDNAVESFEKYFADTEKPPEEKKPAPAAQAAPQAPAAAQPQTQAAPQAPASPQAQAVPQAPAAPRPQAGPQRPPMQGAPRPAQQGQGRPMQQGQRPGGPRPGQQGQRPGQPMQGQNRPPMRPGQAPAQGQRPMGGQPPRPAQPQRPQQPRVQTRREGSQIVDTRGSNVDLSRYDERIDALVPDRVKNVGPGKQKFKKNNNRRPAGVRPKVETEAEKLKRLELEKARKATLKITIPDEIVVSELATRLKKTNADVVKKLMLLGVMANANQVVDFDTAALVCEEFKVKYEREIVVTIEERLIDDSDDADENLEPRSPVVVVMGHVDHGKTSLLDAIRDAHVTATEAGGITQHIGAYKVNKNGRDITFLDTPGHAAFTAMRARGANITDIAILVVAADDGIMPQTVEAINHAKAAGVSIIVAINKMDKPEANPERVKQALTEHGLVPEEWGGDVICVPVSALKHEGIEELLEMVLLTADMLDLKANPNRAAKGTVVEAKLDKGRGPVATLLVQNGTLHAGDVIIAGTVVGRVRAMTDDKGRKITDAPPSTPVEIIGLSDVPAAGDIFHAVADEKMARELAEQRRQEEKEKQFKSTQKVSLDDLFSQIQQGEIKDLNIIVKADVQGSVEAVKTSLERLSNDEVRVRVIHGGVGAITDSDLMLANASNAIIVGFNVRPDAQTRENAHAQNVDIRTYRVIYECIEEIETAMKGMLAPKYRENVLGHAEVRQTFKVSGIGTIAGCYVTDGKIVRNAKVRVLRDSVVIAETELDSLKRFKDDAKEVAQGYECGMGLVRYNDIKEGDVIEAYVMEEYRE
- the rbfA gene encoding 30S ribosome-binding factor RbfA, whose protein sequence is MAKYRSGRIDEEVKRELAAVIRELKDPRIPLMTSVVKVHVTPDLKFAKAYVSIMGDDEAVREAVKGLQSAAGFVRREIGARLALRYTPQFTFVADDSIAHGAHIAKLLREIDTDGGDQSGEDSSILEE
- a CDS encoding DHH family phosphoesterase, translating into MERTAAFWRNRQLAAELLKAADDILLITHRRPDGDTLGSAVALADALRQRGKLVQVVCSDEVTPKYRFLTGGESALRQSIAPRFVVAVDVADESMFGGELARFAGQVDLVIDHHGSNAGYGRRCNLIEPGYAATGELVYELIGELGATLTTEMARALYTAISTDTGCFRFANTTANTHAVAAALMETGFDPGELNYELFMVKSRTRIQVEAAAYKTLRFYHGGRVAGTHITAQQMAALGANEDDVDNLVAIPRAVEGVVIGFSLRECGPDEYKVSVRTNAPVDAARLCMRFGGGGHLRAAGCTLHAPLDEALRLFVEAAGGELAACGE
- the truB gene encoding tRNA pseudouridine(55) synthase TruB, whose protein sequence is MAELCGLLNLNKPAGISSFFAARKAARIVGARKCGHTGTLDPAADGVLVVLLGRATKFSEYIMAARKTYRAAFQLGVATDTLDLTGEVTARGAFAHLTAGDIEALLPRFRGTITQTPPMYSAVQVDGRRLYDLARQGVEVEREAREVEVEELTLLSYDAASGSGELRIACGKGTYVRTLIDDLGRALGCGAAMGRLTRERNGAFSLEDAVGFDELEALVKDGGLGRHIVSIESYFSELPRFAPDDFFARLLQNGLSVAQRKMGTAVPEGELCNLYDRAGRYYGLAKGVVRGGELCLYLEKRV